In Mercenaria mercenaria strain notata chromosome 15, MADL_Memer_1, whole genome shotgun sequence, a single genomic region encodes these proteins:
- the LOC123550397 gene encoding estrogen receptor-like: MSNSSDVGISPVLLQAISQSLSSTSNKPGAAIGTKMESSNGTPVGSGAADQNLADRLLKQQQGNAASVIQSTNESSIPIQTDTIKTMLKIKMAANALTKSALQKTHSSDSIKNEEKETVSSSASDIAMANVLTALASQSGKTFITPNTNSGTASTVAGQNGGALQSLSSVSKEAEFRAVQVGDRKILIRTKPGAGGSDIAPQVVTSSENNNSGASANETVFTVIKPEPDVVENVEHDQVQPDESDVLVTDSNLNTSITIDHTNETIVTGKSNIVDNSLLLSDTQSTAVVTSPETGAGTQLVFSFNPNPSTSEMAMDGRLKVIEHEGKRYILQTHDYDSTQVAVTQPDEPQSYTVQIGTDDGVTYTSVAEQEVVTVGQQQEEAGNVSGFKSPMSGSPCPICGDNVSGFHYGIYTCESCKGFFKRTVQNKKTFVCPRNGECEIVLENRKKCPACRFAKCLVMGMKLEAIRQDRTRGGRSSYGGSSPFEEKKRRPIKIVPRRTSYQSESALASVLNAGAVRPEKPYVPQILTDIMNLESLLCDDDIPSSISAEDFSISNPNVFLTLLQLCELKLYKIVRWARNLPYFANISTDDQILLLQNCWCELLALTLCWKSLQLSNEIIFFHGQAIDLEKACSLDLGEMFTKMSAVVEQFKRLKVDQYECVALKVIILICPGKYSFGQYMIIFKKNIKFTLAA, encoded by the exons atgTCAAATTCGAGTGATGTTGGGATATCTCCTGTGCTCCTTCAAGCTATAAGTCAATCACTGAGTTCCACAAGTAATAAACCAGGTGCTGCGATTGGCACTAAAATGGAGAGCTCAAATGGAACACCTGTCGGAAGTGGTGCTGCTGATCAGAACCTTGCAGACCGACTGCTGAAACAACAACAGGGGAATGCTGCCAGTGTGATACAGTCAACAAACGAATCCAGTATACCCATACAGACGGATACCATTAAGACTATGTTAAAGATAAAAATGGCAGCTAATGCATTAACTAAAAGTGCTTTGCAGAAAACACACAGTTCAGATTCtattaaaaatgaagaaaaagagaCAGTCAGTAGCTCTGCATCAGATATTGCCATGGCTAATGTGCTAACAGCCCTTGCATCTCAGAGTGGTAAAACATTTATAACTCCTAACACCAACAGTGGTACTGCTTCGACAGTGGCTGGACAGAACGGTGGTGCATTACAGAGCCTTTCTAGTGTGTCAAAAGAAGCAGAGTTCAGAGCAGTCCAAGTTGGTGATAGAAAAATACTTATCAGAACTAAGCCCGGCGCTGGAGGATCTGATATTGCTCCACAAGTTGTAACTTCCTCTGAAAACAATAATTCCGGGGCTAGTGCTAATGAAACAGTTTTCACAGTGATCAAACCAGAACCAGATGTAGTAGAAAATGTCGAACATGATCAAGTTCAGCCAGATGAATCAGATGTTCTAGTAACTGACTCAAATTTGAATACCAGTATTACAATAGACCATACTAATGAGACAATTGTTACTGGCAAGTCTAACATAGTAGACAACAGTTTATTACTCTCTGACACACAATCAACAGCAGTCGTTACAAGTCCTGAAACAGGGGCGGGTACTCAGCTTGTGTTTTCATTCAACCCAAATCCCAGTACTTCAGAAATGGCCATGGATGGAAGGCTGAAGGTAATTGAACATGAAGGAAAACGTTATATCTTACAAACACATGACTATGACTCGACGCAGGTGGCTGTCACCCAGCCAGACGAGCCTCAGTCGTACACTGTTCAAATTGGTACAGATGATGGTGTGACATACACGAGTGTAGCTGAACAGGAAGTTGTTACAGTCGGTCAGCAACAAGAAGAAGCTGGTAATGTGTCAGGATTCAAGAGTCCAATGTCTGGAAGCCCTTGTCCTATCTGTGGGGATAATGTTTCAG GATTCCACTATGGTATATATACATGTGAAAGCTGTAAGGGATTTTTCAAGCGTACTGTTCAGAATAAGAAGACGTTTGTTTGCCCAAGAAATGGAGAGTGTGAAATAGTGTtagaaaacaggaaaaaatgtcCGGCATGTAGATTTGCCAAATGTCTTGTGATGGGAATGAAACTTGAAG CAATCAGGCAAGACAGAACGAGAGGAGGAAGAAGTAGTTATGGGGGAAGTTCTCCATTTGAAGAGAAAAAGAGACGACCAATCAAAATAGTTCCTCGACGAACAAGTTATCAAAGTGAAAGTGCTCTTGCTTCAGTTTTGAACGCTGGTGCGGTGCGTCCGGAGAAACCGTATGTCCCTCAGATATTGACTGATATAATGAACTTGGAGTCTTTGTTGTGTGATGATGATATTCCGTCAAGTATCTCTGCAGAAGATTTCTCAATATCAAATCCAAATGTGTTCCTTACATTACTGCAATTGTGTGAATTGAAATTGTACAAAATTGTACGATGGGCTCGTAATTTACCGTACTTCGCAAATATTTCG ACAGATGATCAGATCTTGCTGCTGCAGAATTGTTGGTGTGAGTTACTGGCCCTGACATTGTGTTGGAAATCTCTGCaattatcaaatgaaataatattcttTCATGGACAAGCAATAGATCTGGAGAAAGCATGTTCATTAGATCTTGGAGAAATGTTTACGAAAATGTCGGCAGTTGTTGAACAGTTCAAGCGGCTGAAAGTGGACCAGTATGAATGTGTTGCATTAAAAGTCATCATACTTATTTGTCCAGGTAAATACAGTTTTGGTCAATATAtgattatctttaaaaaaaatattaaatttacttTGGCAGCATAG